A window of the Synechococcus sp. JA-3-3Ab genome harbors these coding sequences:
- the pheA gene encoding prephenate dehydratase produces the protein MALIVSSAPVAFLGPVGTYTELAALLACPEQPHLHSQGSHPLVPYPTISACLAAVAAGEQEWAVVPVENSVEGGVSMTLDALWQLEGLSIRQALILPIRHALIGCASRLEQIEQVYSHPQALAQCQAWLGSHLPRATLIPTRSTTEELERLRAQPNAAVIASERAAELYQLPVLACPINDHPDNCTRFWVVGRRRSSPGGSHTSLAFSLPHNVPGALLKPLQVFAERGLNMSRIESRPTKKSAGTYVFFVDLENPVGQPYLDAEVIAALEAIAETLKLFGSYPVHDLSKPSERRPCNSE, from the coding sequence ATGGCTTTAATCGTCTCCTCTGCGCCGGTAGCCTTCCTCGGCCCTGTTGGAACCTACACGGAGTTGGCCGCTCTGCTCGCCTGTCCCGAGCAGCCCCATCTCCATAGCCAGGGGTCCCATCCTCTGGTGCCCTACCCCACCATTAGCGCCTGCTTGGCAGCCGTGGCTGCGGGCGAGCAAGAATGGGCGGTGGTGCCGGTGGAGAACTCCGTTGAGGGCGGGGTCTCGATGACCTTGGATGCCCTCTGGCAACTGGAGGGGCTGAGCATTCGCCAGGCGCTGATCCTGCCCATCCGCCATGCCCTCATCGGCTGCGCCTCCCGGCTGGAGCAGATCGAGCAGGTCTATTCCCATCCGCAAGCCTTGGCCCAATGTCAGGCTTGGCTGGGATCCCATCTGCCCCGGGCGACCTTGATTCCAACCCGCTCCACCACCGAAGAATTGGAGCGGCTGCGAGCACAGCCCAACGCTGCCGTCATTGCTTCAGAGCGGGCCGCTGAGCTCTACCAACTGCCGGTTTTGGCCTGTCCCATCAACGACCACCCGGATAACTGCACCCGCTTTTGGGTGGTGGGCCGTCGCCGTTCCTCGCCAGGGGGATCCCATACTTCCTTGGCCTTCAGCCTGCCCCACAATGTGCCAGGGGCGCTGCTAAAGCCGCTGCAAGTCTTTGCAGAGCGGGGCCTCAATATGTCGCGCATTGAGTCGCGCCCCACCAAGAAATCGGCGGGGACCTATGTCTTTTTTGTCGATCTGGAGAATCCGGTCGGCCAACCCTATCTGGATGCAGAGGTAATCGCTGCCCTGGAAGCGATCGCAGAAACCCTGAAGCTTTTCGGCAGCTACCCCGTCCACGACCTCAGCAAGCCGAGCGAGCGTCGTCCTTGCAACTCAGAATAG
- a CDS encoding late competence development ComFB family protein has protein sequence MEARKPLKRLENQMERAVLEMVNELLLLESQQRYCSCERFCHDAAALALNNLQPRYTTSFEGSIYTLEAIQADQELQSLIRREVGKAMEIVAANPRCPEPDCPLQRNVEAVELELAPSDTRKQN, from the coding sequence ATGGAGGCACGCAAACCTCTGAAGAGGTTGGAAAATCAGATGGAGCGGGCTGTTCTGGAGATGGTGAACGAGCTGCTGCTCCTGGAAAGCCAGCAGCGCTACTGCTCCTGTGAGAGATTCTGTCACGATGCCGCCGCCTTGGCCCTCAACAACCTCCAGCCCCGCTACACCACCAGTTTTGAAGGCTCCATATACACCCTGGAAGCCATCCAAGCAGATCAAGAGTTGCAGAGCCTGATTCGGCGGGAGGTGGGGAAGGCTATGGAGATAGTGGCGGCAAATCCCCGTTGCCCAGAGCCTGATTGCCCGCTGCAGCGCAACGTCGAGGCAGTAGAGTTAGAGCTGGCTCCTAGCGACACTCGCAAACAAAACTAA
- the alr gene encoding alanine racemase, with the protein MRGEAVDHTPDDASALATAGHSPLATASASWTQSQGSQGADPVGETGFWPDFNPELELLTSRAWVEIDAAQLRENLRLLQARLSPDTEIWAVVKANAYGHGARLVAPIALAAGAKGLCVATLAEGIELRQAGLQAPILVLGALNTWAELQQAMAARLEVSLTRAEQIPVMRQVARWAGRPVPVHVNVDTGMTRLGIPWQEAAAVWGQICRIPELEGCSLFSHFATADEPDSPVMAQQEARFAQVVEQIRQAGDPLPPLHLDNSAGALIHLHYPRVRLGLALYGLSPAPHLQVPGLRPILRLKARLTHIQTVPAHTGVSYGHRYVTSRPSRIATLAIGYADGIPRRLSGWLRGWVRGSLIQQVGTITMDQCMWDVTERPDIQVGDVVELLGPHLASAGFSIQDWADQLGTISYELLCGLSARLPRVLVNVLGEAS; encoded by the coding sequence GTGAGGGGTGAAGCTGTGGATCACACGCCGGACGACGCTTCTGCGCTGGCGACGGCAGGGCATAGCCCCCTGGCCACGGCGTCCGCCTCGTGGACCCAGAGCCAGGGATCCCAGGGAGCGGATCCCGTCGGCGAGACGGGGTTCTGGCCGGATTTCAACCCAGAGCTGGAGCTGCTGACCAGCCGGGCATGGGTGGAAATTGACGCAGCCCAATTGCGAGAAAATCTGCGTCTGTTGCAGGCGCGCCTGTCGCCAGACACTGAGATCTGGGCAGTGGTCAAGGCCAATGCCTACGGCCATGGAGCTCGCTTGGTGGCTCCCATAGCCCTCGCTGCCGGTGCCAAGGGGTTGTGTGTGGCCACCCTGGCAGAAGGGATCGAGCTGCGGCAGGCCGGCCTCCAGGCCCCGATTTTGGTGTTGGGGGCTTTGAATACCTGGGCCGAGCTGCAGCAGGCCATGGCTGCGCGGCTGGAGGTCAGCCTCACCCGGGCCGAGCAGATCCCCGTGATGCGCCAGGTGGCCCGTTGGGCCGGGCGGCCTGTTCCTGTCCACGTCAACGTCGATACGGGCATGACCCGCCTGGGGATTCCCTGGCAAGAGGCCGCCGCCGTGTGGGGGCAGATCTGCCGGATCCCCGAGCTGGAAGGCTGTAGCCTGTTTTCCCACTTCGCAACGGCAGATGAGCCCGATTCTCCGGTGATGGCCCAGCAAGAGGCCCGCTTCGCCCAGGTGGTGGAGCAGATCCGCCAGGCCGGGGATCCCCTGCCCCCCCTGCATCTGGATAACTCCGCCGGCGCCCTAATCCATCTCCACTATCCCCGCGTGCGGTTGGGGCTGGCCCTCTACGGCTTGTCTCCTGCCCCGCACCTGCAGGTGCCGGGGTTGCGGCCGATCCTGCGCCTCAAAGCGCGGTTGACCCACATCCAAACCGTACCCGCCCACACCGGCGTCAGCTATGGCCATCGCTACGTCACTTCTCGCCCCAGTCGCATTGCCACACTGGCCATCGGCTATGCCGACGGGATCCCACGGCGGCTTTCCGGCTGGCTGCGGGGGTGGGTGCGCGGCAGCCTGATCCAGCAGGTGGGCACGATCACGATGGATCAGTGCATGTGGGATGTCACCGAGAGGCCGGATATTCAGGTGGGTGATGTGGTGGAGCTGCTGGGCCCCCATCTGGCGAGTGCGGGTTTCTCAATCCAGGATTGGGCGGATCAGTTGGGCACCATTTCCTATGAACTGCTGTGCGGACTTTCTGCCCGCCTGCCGAGAGTGCTGGTCAACGTGCTCGGGGAAGCTAGCTGA
- the sppA gene encoding signal peptide peptidase SppA: MTQGSQLNRLLAASLLVVCLIAAVIGGTRPAAESVRGGVGLEAPRGANRIEVVTIEGTIGGPRGSTLVGLPTSPLDQLREAVEDRAVKAVLLRINSPGGAVGSSQELYRAVTALREAGKPVIAVMEDVAASGGYYVASAADKIYANPGTLTGSIGVIISGLNFGKLLDNYGIEPQTFKTGEYKDILSPFRAATPQEQRLLQELVEDTLDQFVRDVARGRQRLPDKGAEKVLDAEMIARRQSLDEARVRQLADGRIFTGAQAVELGLVDALGGYAEAVEDLRRMTGDPSLSPATARDPFQRALQRLLSQGLPPQGQNLWPARLLGSHEVAGIPEVPLLWMAPGWTLR, translated from the coding sequence GTGACACAGGGATCTCAGCTTAACCGCCTTTTGGCCGCTTCCTTGCTGGTGGTCTGCCTGATTGCGGCTGTTATTGGCGGCACACGACCTGCCGCAGAGTCGGTTCGGGGTGGCGTCGGGCTAGAGGCCCCTCGAGGGGCGAATCGCATTGAGGTGGTTACCATCGAGGGAACGATAGGAGGGCCACGGGGCTCGACTTTGGTAGGTTTGCCCACCTCTCCCTTAGATCAGTTGCGGGAAGCTGTCGAGGATCGCGCCGTCAAGGCTGTATTGCTGCGCATCAACAGCCCGGGCGGGGCTGTGGGATCCAGCCAGGAGCTCTACCGCGCCGTCACGGCTCTGCGGGAAGCCGGCAAGCCGGTGATTGCCGTCATGGAAGACGTTGCCGCCAGCGGCGGCTACTATGTAGCCAGTGCTGCCGACAAGATCTACGCCAACCCGGGCACCCTGACCGGCAGCATAGGGGTGATCATCAGCGGCCTCAACTTTGGCAAACTGCTCGACAACTACGGCATAGAGCCGCAGACCTTCAAAACCGGCGAGTACAAAGACATTCTTTCCCCTTTCCGGGCTGCCACCCCCCAAGAGCAACGTCTGCTGCAAGAGTTGGTGGAGGATACCCTCGACCAGTTCGTTCGCGATGTGGCCCGCGGACGCCAGCGCTTGCCGGACAAAGGGGCAGAAAAGGTGCTGGATGCGGAGATGATCGCCCGACGGCAAAGCTTGGATGAGGCGCGGGTGCGCCAGTTGGCCGATGGGCGCATCTTCACCGGGGCGCAGGCTGTGGAGTTGGGCCTGGTAGATGCCCTGGGAGGATATGCCGAAGCCGTGGAAGATCTGCGGCGCATGACCGGGGATCCCTCTTTGTCGCCAGCAACGGCGAGAGATCCCTTCCAACGCGCCCTGCAGCGACTATTGAGCCAAGGACTGCCTCCGCAAGGGCAAAATCTCTGGCCCGCTCGACTGTTGGGGAGCCACGAGGTGGCCGGGATCCCGGAAGTGCCGCTGCTGTGGATGGCGCCCGGGTGGACTTTGCGCTAA
- the priA gene encoding primosomal protein N' produces MWVDHPHLGGCFTYRVPEGWEPEAGDLLSVPFGQQVAGAVALGWRSELPTGVDPQSVREIEAVVAKGILPKDFWPLLQRVANYYLTPLAQVVRTVLPPGLLSRSQRRIRLVGSPPGECSPAAQALLRLLREKGGELSWRYLQQQVPGAEVALRELQRRGWVESFWQEQQGGRVKTQQAATLVEDSLEGLSLPQQKALQILKQKGGELLLVEWERLAGVSRSVLQSLARKGRVHLYERPLLRLGEAERPVEKDLPKPLTPAQAEAVAAIQQALGRNQRFLLHGVTGSGKTEVYLQVIAQVLQQGRSALVLVPEIGLTPQLTDRFRARLGSRVWTYHSGLSAGERYDLWRQMLVAVPQVVIGTRSAVFAPLANLGLIVLDEEHDDSFKQDQPQPCYHARQVAEWRAELANCPLVLGSATPAVETYAVHLQDPQRWVRLPLPQRIPQAGIPATLPRLELVDMRQELQAGNRSILSRRLHQALHETLKRGEQAILFVPRRGHSTFVLCRSCGFVLTCAHCDVSLTFHLEGGQELRCHYCGARQPHPQHCPACGSPYLKHFGTGTQKVVEVLQQHWPQVAILRYDSDATRRKGSHRDLLEQFRSGKAQVLVGTQMLTKGLDIPQVTLVGVVAADGLLHQPDYRAGERTFQLLTQVAGRAGRGSLPGQAIIQTYLPEHPILQAVLAHNYEGFVQAELRQRQEGGYPPYRALILIRLSSSRLEALERYCSRLAEGLQGIPAEVLGPGPARVERVAGRYRWQILLKQLPDQPWDRAQIDTHLRRALGHIPQGIRVSLDVDPLRIL; encoded by the coding sequence GTGTGGGTGGATCATCCCCACTTGGGGGGCTGCTTCACCTACCGCGTGCCAGAGGGATGGGAGCCAGAAGCGGGCGATCTCCTCAGCGTTCCCTTTGGCCAACAGGTGGCAGGGGCGGTGGCTCTGGGCTGGCGCTCGGAGTTGCCGACAGGAGTAGATCCCCAGTCGGTGCGAGAGATTGAAGCGGTGGTGGCCAAAGGGATCCTGCCCAAGGATTTCTGGCCTCTGCTGCAGCGGGTAGCCAACTACTACCTCACCCCCCTAGCCCAGGTGGTGCGCACCGTTTTGCCGCCGGGCTTGCTGAGCCGCTCCCAGCGGCGGATCCGCCTGGTTGGATCCCCGCCAGGGGAATGTTCGCCGGCTGCCCAGGCTTTGCTGCGGCTGCTGCGGGAGAAGGGAGGGGAGCTGTCTTGGCGTTACCTCCAGCAGCAGGTGCCTGGCGCCGAGGTCGCTCTGCGGGAGCTGCAGCGGCGGGGTTGGGTGGAAAGCTTCTGGCAGGAGCAGCAGGGGGGCAGGGTGAAAACCCAACAGGCGGCCACCTTGGTGGAGGACTCGCTGGAGGGGCTGAGCTTGCCCCAGCAGAAAGCGCTGCAGATCCTCAAGCAAAAGGGGGGGGAGCTGCTGCTGGTCGAGTGGGAGCGCCTGGCGGGGGTGAGCCGGTCAGTGCTGCAGAGCCTAGCCCGCAAAGGCCGGGTGCACCTCTACGAGCGACCCTTGCTGCGGCTGGGAGAGGCCGAGCGGCCTGTGGAGAAAGATTTGCCCAAGCCTCTGACGCCAGCCCAGGCCGAGGCAGTGGCGGCCATCCAGCAAGCCCTGGGGCGAAACCAACGCTTTCTGCTGCATGGGGTCACCGGCTCCGGCAAGACAGAGGTGTACCTGCAAGTCATTGCCCAGGTGCTGCAGCAGGGGCGGTCAGCCTTGGTGCTGGTGCCGGAGATCGGCCTTACCCCGCAACTGACGGATCGCTTTCGGGCGCGGCTGGGATCCCGCGTGTGGACCTACCACAGCGGCCTCTCAGCCGGCGAGCGCTACGACCTCTGGCGGCAGATGTTGGTTGCTGTCCCCCAGGTGGTGATCGGCACCCGCTCGGCGGTGTTTGCCCCCTTGGCCAACCTGGGCCTCATCGTTCTGGACGAGGAGCACGACGACAGCTTCAAGCAGGATCAGCCCCAGCCCTGCTACCACGCCCGTCAGGTGGCGGAGTGGCGGGCTGAGCTAGCCAACTGTCCCCTAGTTCTGGGCAGCGCCACACCGGCAGTGGAAACCTATGCGGTCCACCTGCAGGATCCGCAGCGCTGGGTTCGTCTCCCTTTGCCGCAGCGCATCCCCCAGGCGGGGATCCCGGCCACCCTGCCCCGGCTGGAGCTGGTGGACATGCGCCAGGAGCTGCAGGCGGGCAACCGCAGCATTCTCAGCCGCCGCCTGCATCAAGCTTTGCACGAGACTTTGAAGAGGGGGGAACAGGCCATCCTCTTTGTCCCCCGGCGGGGGCACAGTACCTTTGTCTTGTGCCGCAGTTGCGGCTTTGTCCTCACCTGCGCCCACTGCGACGTCTCCCTTACCTTTCACCTGGAGGGCGGGCAGGAGCTGCGCTGCCACTACTGCGGCGCCCGCCAACCCCACCCCCAGCACTGTCCTGCCTGCGGCTCGCCCTACCTCAAGCACTTCGGCACCGGCACCCAGAAGGTGGTGGAGGTGCTGCAGCAGCACTGGCCGCAGGTGGCGATTTTGCGCTACGACAGCGACGCCACCCGCCGTAAGGGATCCCACCGGGATTTGCTGGAGCAGTTTCGCAGCGGCAAGGCCCAGGTGCTGGTGGGCACCCAGATGCTCACCAAAGGGCTGGACATCCCCCAGGTGACGCTGGTGGGGGTGGTAGCCGCCGACGGGCTGCTGCACCAGCCTGACTACCGCGCTGGCGAGCGCACCTTTCAACTGCTGACCCAGGTGGCGGGCCGGGCAGGCCGCGGATCCTTGCCAGGCCAGGCCATTATCCAGACCTATTTGCCAGAGCACCCCATCTTGCAAGCGGTGCTGGCCCACAACTACGAGGGCTTTGTCCAGGCCGAGCTGCGCCAACGCCAAGAGGGGGGCTACCCTCCCTACCGGGCGTTGATTTTAATTCGCCTGAGCAGCAGCCGCCTGGAGGCGTTAGAGCGCTACTGCAGCCGCCTAGCTGAGGGCCTGCAAGGGATCCCGGCGGAGGTGTTGGGGCCAGGACCGGCCCGAGTGGAGCGGGTTGCCGGCCGCTACCGCTGGCAGATCCTCCTCAAACAGCTTCCCGATCAGCCCTGGGATCGCGCCCAGATCGATACCCACCTGCGCCGCGCCCTTGGACATATTCCCCAGGGGATTCGCGTCAGCCTCGATGTGGATCCGCTGCGGATCCTCTAG
- a CDS encoding isocitrate/isopropylmalate dehydrogenase family protein has translation MAYRVTLIPGDGIGPEVTRAMTTVLEASGVDLEWIRVEAGVEVIEKYGTPLPPQVLESIRETRVAIKGPIGTPVGTGFRSVNVAIRKELDLYANLRPAKSLPGIKSPFQDIDLVVVRENTEDLYAGIEFERGTPEAAHAREEMMRLSGKFIREGSAIGIKPISEFGSRRIVKFAFEYARQNGRKKVTAVHKANIMKFTDGLFLQVAREVAQEYPDIEFEDLIVDNMCLQLMQKPQLYDVLVLTNLYGDIISDLCAGMIGGLGVAPGANIGDGIAVFEAIHGSAPKYAGQNKVNPSALILSGAMMLRYLGEREAAARVEAAVQSVIAEGKYVTYDLAQGEPVGTQEMAEAIAARVQEMAPPQDPIPIES, from the coding sequence GTGGCCTATCGTGTAACGTTGATCCCCGGCGATGGCATTGGCCCGGAAGTAACCAGGGCAATGACCACAGTCCTGGAGGCCAGCGGGGTGGACTTGGAGTGGATCCGAGTAGAAGCAGGGGTAGAGGTGATTGAGAAATACGGCACGCCTTTGCCACCGCAGGTGTTGGAGTCCATCCGGGAAACCAGAGTGGCCATCAAAGGGCCCATCGGCACCCCTGTAGGCACGGGCTTTCGCTCAGTCAATGTAGCCATCCGCAAAGAGCTGGATCTCTACGCCAACCTGCGCCCGGCCAAGTCCCTCCCCGGCATCAAAAGCCCCTTTCAAGACATTGACCTGGTGGTGGTGCGGGAAAACACCGAGGATCTCTACGCCGGGATCGAGTTCGAGCGAGGCACCCCCGAAGCAGCCCACGCTCGCGAAGAGATGATGCGTCTTTCTGGCAAGTTCATCCGCGAGGGATCTGCCATTGGCATCAAACCCATTTCGGAGTTTGGCAGCCGTCGCATTGTCAAGTTTGCCTTCGAATACGCCCGCCAGAATGGCCGCAAAAAGGTAACGGCCGTTCACAAAGCCAACATCATGAAGTTTACCGACGGCCTGTTTTTGCAGGTGGCACGGGAGGTGGCCCAGGAGTACCCCGACATCGAGTTTGAAGATCTCATTGTCGACAACATGTGCCTGCAACTGATGCAAAAGCCCCAGCTCTACGATGTGCTGGTGCTCACCAATCTTTATGGGGATATTATCTCCGACCTGTGCGCCGGGATGATCGGCGGGCTGGGGGTGGCGCCAGGGGCCAACATCGGCGATGGCATTGCGGTTTTTGAGGCTATCCACGGCTCAGCGCCCAAGTATGCCGGCCAAAATAAGGTCAACCCCTCTGCCCTCATCCTCTCCGGGGCCATGATGTTGCGCTACCTGGGCGAGCGGGAAGCCGCCGCGAGGGTAGAAGCGGCAGTGCAGTCGGTCATTGCCGAAGGCAAATACGTCACCTATGACCTGGCGCAAGGGGAGCCTGTGGGCACCCAGGAGATGGCCGAGGCCATCGCCGCCCGCGTCCAGGAGATGGCTCCTCCCCAGGATCCTATTCCCATCGAGTCCTAG
- a CDS encoding D-isomer specific 2-hydroxyacid dehydrogenase family protein produces the protein MGIQGRRIAVEPDHLRPWLKEAVLAGGGELVPLAEAEALVWADAFDVPKLKQCLAEGKGIRWVQLPWAGVEPFAQAGILDPAYVWTCGKGVYAQAVAEHALALTLAGLRDLKHRALAQTWQPGSGTSLWGSRVVIFGAGGIAQALIRLLQPFQCSVEVVRRRADPLPGASRVVTLAERQAVLAGADVVILALALTPETEGIIAWPELEQMGSGCWLVNVARGKHIVTPDLVAALQEGIIRGAALDVTDPEPLPDGHPLWRLPNCLITPHTAITDAMIVPALSERVRENVSRFRLGEPLLGVVDPVLGY, from the coding sequence ATGGGCATCCAAGGCAGACGCATAGCCGTCGAACCCGACCACCTCCGACCCTGGTTAAAAGAGGCAGTCCTGGCGGGGGGTGGCGAACTGGTGCCGCTGGCGGAAGCGGAGGCTCTGGTGTGGGCCGATGCCTTTGACGTGCCCAAGCTCAAGCAGTGTCTTGCCGAAGGAAAGGGGATCCGCTGGGTGCAGTTGCCCTGGGCGGGCGTGGAGCCTTTTGCCCAGGCAGGGATCCTGGATCCCGCCTATGTGTGGACCTGCGGCAAGGGGGTCTATGCCCAAGCGGTGGCCGAGCATGCCCTGGCCCTCACCTTGGCCGGCCTGCGGGATCTCAAGCACCGCGCTCTGGCCCAGACTTGGCAGCCGGGATCCGGCACCAGCCTCTGGGGCAGCCGCGTGGTCATCTTCGGGGCGGGGGGCATTGCCCAGGCCCTGATCCGCTTGTTGCAGCCCTTCCAGTGTTCCGTTGAGGTGGTGCGGCGCAGGGCGGATCCCTTGCCGGGAGCCAGCCGGGTGGTGACGTTGGCGGAGCGGCAGGCAGTGCTGGCAGGAGCGGATGTGGTGATCCTGGCCTTGGCCCTCACCCCCGAGACAGAGGGGATCATCGCCTGGCCAGAGCTGGAGCAGATGGGATCCGGCTGTTGGTTGGTCAATGTGGCGCGCGGCAAACATATCGTCACCCCTGACCTGGTGGCCGCCTTGCAGGAGGGGATCATCCGGGGTGCCGCCCTGGATGTTACGGATCCAGAACCGCTGCCCGATGGACATCCCCTCTGGCGCTTGCCCAATTGCCTAATTACCCCCCACACGGCCATCACCGACGCCATGATTGTCCCTGCCCTCTCCGAGCGGGTGCGGGAAAATGTGAGCCGCTTTCGGCTGGGAGAACCCTTGCTGGGGGTGGTGGATCCGGTTCTAGGTTACTGA
- a CDS encoding phosphodiester glycosidase family protein, which yields MQFPNLAPWVVPARWVSWSKAVAWAGAALLLLSNLPVPAQTLLNGQPVRVVEGIPLYQRMVWLEDRRILVSVVAVSLAAGQLRPIWADPASLVGLGELPAFSRERGAVAAINGGFFNRNTRQPLGAIRLEGRWISSPILGRGAIAWFDAANSPPGLEPVRFARLRMQIELRNDLGDRIPLVGINSGYILPGIAQYTPDWGSTYTTQTDDEVLLIVQEDRLQQILSAGVAGKVTVPIPPKGYILAARGLEGALEAGKLIPGDRLRLDWTVDPLELEAYPHILGAGPLLLLDGQVVLDAELEGFQPLFRRQQAARSAICLRQGQPDNRDLLLVAAGNAQENQGLTLLEMAQLLRQLGCRHALNLDGGRSSTLVLGEEAVNLEPEIGLADGETDPNTTRSRRRLPRVHNGLGFF from the coding sequence ATGCAGTTTCCCAACTTGGCGCCTTGGGTGGTGCCGGCAAGGTGGGTCTCTTGGTCCAAAGCTGTGGCCTGGGCGGGGGCAGCTCTCCTCTTGCTCAGCAACCTACCTGTCCCTGCCCAGACGCTCCTCAACGGGCAGCCTGTGCGGGTAGTAGAGGGGATCCCTTTGTACCAAAGGATGGTTTGGCTGGAGGATCGACGGATCCTGGTTTCCGTCGTGGCAGTTTCCCTAGCCGCCGGCCAGTTGCGCCCCATTTGGGCCGACCCTGCCAGTCTAGTGGGCCTGGGGGAGCTGCCCGCTTTTAGCCGCGAACGGGGAGCGGTGGCTGCTATCAACGGCGGCTTCTTTAACCGCAATACCCGCCAGCCGCTGGGGGCCATTCGCCTGGAAGGCCGCTGGATCTCCAGCCCCATCTTGGGCCGAGGGGCGATTGCCTGGTTTGACGCCGCCAATTCTCCCCCTGGCTTGGAGCCGGTGCGCTTTGCCCGCCTGCGGATGCAAATAGAGCTGCGCAACGACTTGGGGGATCGGATCCCCTTGGTCGGCATCAACAGCGGCTACATCCTGCCCGGGATCGCCCAGTACACCCCTGATTGGGGATCCACCTACACCACCCAGACGGACGACGAAGTTCTCCTCATTGTGCAAGAAGACCGGCTGCAGCAGATCCTGTCGGCAGGCGTGGCCGGCAAAGTGACGGTGCCGATCCCTCCCAAAGGCTACATACTGGCAGCACGAGGGCTAGAGGGCGCTCTAGAAGCCGGCAAGCTGATCCCAGGAGATCGCCTCCGGCTGGACTGGACGGTGGATCCGCTGGAGCTGGAAGCCTACCCCCACATTCTGGGGGCAGGGCCGCTCTTGCTCTTGGACGGCCAGGTGGTCCTGGATGCCGAATTGGAGGGGTTTCAGCCTCTCTTCCGCCGGCAACAGGCTGCCCGCAGCGCCATCTGTCTGCGGCAGGGGCAACCGGACAACAGGGATCTGCTCCTGGTGGCCGCCGGCAATGCCCAGGAAAACCAAGGGCTCACCCTGTTGGAGATGGCGCAGTTGTTGCGGCAGTTGGGCTGTCGCCACGCTTTGAACCTAGATGGAGGCCGCTCTTCCACACTGGTGCTGGGGGAAGAAGCCGTCAATCTGGAGCCAGAGATCGGACTAGCCGACGGCGAGACTGATCCCAATACAACGAGATCTCGGCGGCGCCTACCCCGGGTTCACAATGGCTTGGGTTTTTTCTGA
- a CDS encoding RNA-guided endonuclease InsQ/TnpB family protein, which translates to MRISSPSCTASAVGSTDSENTGLQSRKIRIYPEPALAKVWKRWQAACRYCYNQAIAYQRQHGAPKTARKLRDIILRSDLPGWVKDAPCHIKQNAVVEAWLAFRRSKDARFRSVRDRSHTLQFNAGNFRNGTWYPKLTRGLAFRASEEMPREWARGTELMRVKDRWYAIFPEPVNEQCSLAKGVVALDPGVRSFLTGFDGAGFVDIAKGDFGRIVRLCYHLDDLQSRLSKAPRPKRRRMRQAAFRLRERIRNLVDECHRKVAAFLTDNYRLIFLPTFESAKMVAKAGRKFGSKTARAMLTWAHYRFKQFLKFQAKKKNVVVVEVSEAYTSKTCTKCGHIHTKLGGAKVFRCPKCNHRLPRDWQGALGVMLRALRDTAFLFGLRPSSAVASASRSDNGNGQNAIASPLSSNAQQCSA; encoded by the coding sequence TTGAGGATATCCTCACCATCCTGCACTGCTTCAGCAGTCGGCTCTACGGACTCAGAAAATACCGGGCTGCAATCGAGAAAGATACGGATTTATCCGGAGCCAGCGCTGGCTAAAGTTTGGAAGCGGTGGCAAGCGGCGTGCCGGTACTGCTACAACCAAGCGATTGCCTATCAGCGTCAGCATGGTGCCCCAAAAACGGCCAGAAAGCTGCGGGACATCATCCTGCGCTCCGACCTGCCCGGGTGGGTGAAGGACGCCCCCTGCCACATCAAGCAGAACGCGGTCGTCGAGGCGTGGTTGGCGTTCCGCCGAAGCAAAGACGCGAGGTTTCGCAGTGTGCGGGACAGGTCGCATACGCTGCAATTCAACGCCGGCAACTTTCGCAATGGGACGTGGTATCCGAAACTCACCCGAGGTTTGGCGTTCCGTGCATCCGAGGAGATGCCCAGAGAATGGGCACGTGGAACTGAGCTAATGCGGGTGAAAGACAGATGGTATGCTATCTTTCCTGAGCCCGTGAACGAGCAGTGTTCGTTAGCAAAGGGGGTTGTTGCGCTTGACCCTGGAGTAAGAAGCTTCCTTACAGGGTTTGATGGGGCGGGCTTTGTAGATATCGCCAAGGGAGACTTTGGCAGGATCGTTCGGCTGTGCTACCACCTAGACGATCTGCAATCTAGGCTGAGTAAAGCACCGAGACCCAAGCGTAGGCGAATGCGGCAAGCGGCGTTTCGTCTGCGGGAGAGAATCAGGAACTTGGTGGACGAGTGCCATCGCAAGGTAGCGGCGTTCCTAACGGATAACTACCGATTGATATTCCTCCCCACTTTCGAGTCAGCCAAGATGGTTGCCAAGGCAGGGAGGAAGTTTGGTAGCAAGACAGCAAGGGCGATGCTCACCTGGGCGCACTATCGGTTCAAGCAGTTCCTGAAGTTTCAAGCCAAGAAGAAAAACGTGGTTGTCGTGGAAGTATCGGAAGCGTACACCAGCAAAACCTGTACCAAGTGCGGGCACATCCACACCAAGTTGGGTGGCGCAAAGGTGTTTAGATGCCCAAAGTGCAACCATAGGCTACCACGAGATTGGCAAGGCGCTCTGGGTGTTATGCTCAGGGCTTTGCGGGATACCGCCTTTCTGTTTGGACTCCGTCCGAGTAGCGCGGTCGCGTCAGCGTCGCGTAGTGACAACGGAAACGGACAGAATGCTATCGCTTCACCGCTGAGCAGTAATGCTCAGCAGTGTTCAGCGTAA